The Manihot esculenta cultivar AM560-2 chromosome 11, M.esculenta_v8, whole genome shotgun sequence genome includes a region encoding these proteins:
- the LOC110625719 gene encoding cyclin-dependent protein kinase inhibitor SMR2 produces MSEDHKPQQILPELDEKSATSQGLKQDDGDEIVAADEELVSSNDQEECKTPTSSDHKIPRIRSCPPTPRKKERKLLLQKRKFSEMEFFEASNRDEVESFFRSNFELARVESCRMKRRCRSF; encoded by the coding sequence AACCCCAGCAAATTCTACCAGAACTTGATGAAAAATCTGCAACATCACAAGGTCTCAAGCAAGATGATGGTGATGAGATAGTTGCTGCTGATGAAGAACTCGTGTCATCAAATGATCAAGAAGAGTGCAAGACACCAACTTCTAGTGATCACAAGATACCAAGAATTCGAAGCTGCCCACCAACACCgagaaagaaggagagaaaaTTGTTGTTGCAGAAGAGAAAATTTTCTGAGATGGAATTCTTTGAAGCTTCTAATAGAGATGAGGTAGAGTCTTTCTTTCGATCAAACTTTGAGCTTGCTAGAGTTGAATCTTGCCGAATGAAGAGAAGATGTAGAAGCTTTTGA